TTTTTATCAGGGCATTTTTAACCGGGATGTTGGAGGACATTAAGGCGCTGACACTGGTGACAAAAGTCGAGCCCTGTATTCCCTTGTAAAAGGAGTACGGGGGAAATTTGTCCGCATAAAACCGCCTTTTCCCGACCCAGCGNNNNNNNNNATACACAATGAGNATNNNNNNCAGNNNAAATCCNNTNNNNNNNNNNCCCCCCNNNGNNNTGANNNNNNNGTAAANNTAATAAACCCCTTTTTGAGCCAGGCTCCATTGGACCAGGGGCACGGATTCCAGGAGCAACGGAACGAGCATCACGCAGGCGAGGGTTAAAATCGTCAAAGACAACGAAAAAAGATAAGCACTGGTCAACAGCGCGCCCCGAATCGCCTTTTTTAATTGTTCGGTGGCATGCGCGATGTGGATGGCTTTCTGGAAGCCATCCGCAGGACGACCGGCAATATGGCACGCCTCTATGACACTGATTTCCTGCTCTGGAAACCACGCCTTTAATGCCTCTGATAAAGGGGTCCCTTCCTCAAAATGCGCCGCGCATTCTTTTAATATCTGCGCGATTTCGTTATTCGGCTTCTTTCCTCGGCGCGTGTAATTGATGATGAGCTTGTCAAAGGTTTTGTGAATGCTTTGGCCGTCCAGCAAATAGTGCCTGAAATTGTCGTAAATATCGGCGCGATCATGGGCGTTAAAAGTCCACTGACACAGGAGACGATTAAAGGGATTCATTTGATGCTCTCCTGTGATGTTGTGCTTTTTCTCTGATGTCTTCGGTGAACACCAAAAAATCCCGGTCCAGGTTACAGACCTCCTTATGTGCCATCACAGGATCGATCCTTCCTTCATTAATCAATCGAAGGGTATTGTCACACAAGGTCTGTCCGCCTTTTTGATACCAGTAGTCATACGCGTGGGTTTTTCCCCGCTCGTGATATCGGCGCATCCATTCGGCATCGACTTCAATGACTTCAAAAATCCCCACCCGTCCTTTCACCCCTTTTCCTTCACAGTGTTCACACCCTGAGGCATTTTTCAGGTAAACCTGCTCTGGTTGGCAACATTGTTCAATTAAGTCCTGAAAAACCGGCAAAAGGTCATTTTTATGTTCAAGATAGGGTTTTTTACAATGAGGGCAGAGTTTGGGGGCGAGGCGTTGTCCCACCAAACAGGTGATGAGGGCGGCATCGCTGATGAGGTCGTTTTCAACCTGTAAGCTTTTCAGGCGCGCAATCGTATCCACCGGATGCGTCGTATGCAGCGTGGTTAACACATAGTGGCCCGTTTGCGCCACTTCAATCGCCGCGGTGGCTGAAAGGTGATCGCGGACTTCACCGATGACAATACAGTTAATATCGAGCCGCATCAGGCTTTTGACGGCTTGCCACCATTCTTCTTTGGGGCCTAACGCGGTTTGCACTGCCCCTTTAATCGGAGACTCGACCGGATTTTCGACGGTGGCCAGATGGATCCCAGGGTCTCTGGCCGTCATCAGTTCGCTGATCACCTGAACCAGGGTACTTTTACCCGATCCCATCGGGCCGGTAAAAAAGATGACGCCCGTCGGTTTCGATATCGCCCGTTCAAGAACCGCTTCCTGTGGGGCAGTCAACCCTAATTCATTCAGGGACAATGCCCTGTCACGTCGGGTTATCAAGCGGATCACGGACAGCAATCCTTCCGAAGTGGGGCGGCTGGCAAAACGGCCCCCGGTCAGCCCCAGGGAGTGCACATATTCTTCCCTCACTTTGGCATCGGAGGGCTCTGCGTAAGACACCGAAGCGTGACTCTGATGAAGACACATCGTGTTGTAGAGGCAATTGACATACCGGTTGCCCTCCTCCGCAGCATATTCTTCGTAATAAGCCAACTTTCCGTCGATACGAAAATAGACTGAGCAGACAATTTTTTCCAGACGGATATGCACATCCGAGGCTCTTTGAGTGACCGCGTCACTGAGTATTTTAATGATTTTTTTCTGAATGGTTTGTTCAGTGTGTTCGTCTTCATTCTTTACGTCCGACTCCGCCGATTTTTTGAGTTCGACAATGTCCGATAACGCACAGGGCATTAACGTGAATTGAACGTTATTTTCTTTTAACCGGCGCTCATAATCCATCACCTCAAGACAATCAATAAAGGGCAAAGCGACTTTTAATATCAAAGTGCCGTCATCGCGTTTCACTAAACAGATCGCGTCATTTAACTTTTCCGGTAAACGGTCATCCGGCACGGCATGAGCGCCAGATAAAGGAATGACTTTCATGGTGTCGCCTCACTTAACATCATTTTATTGCCCGAAAAATGGGTGATAGTCACCTCATCCAATGAAACCTGAGTGAGCGTAAAACCGCCTGGGATCGCGTCCCCTTTTTTTCGGGTCATTTCAGTGCCATCAGGAAAACGCAAACGCACATAAAGGCTTTTTCCATGGCCAATCATTTTCGTGATACGCGGAATGGGATCCGGTTTGATGGATATCGTGGGGCTCCTGTCTAACGAGCCCGTCAATCCCACCTCGTCT
This genomic window from Candidatus Hamiltonella defensa 5AT (Acyrthosiphon pisum) contains:
- a CDS encoding GspE/PulE family protein; this encodes MKVIPLSGAHAVPDDRLPEKLNDAICLVKRDDGTLILKVALPFIDCLEVMDYERRLKENNVQFTLMPCALSDIVELKKSAESDVKNEDEHTEQTIQKKIIKILSDAVTQRASDVHIRLEKIVCSVYFRIDGKLAYYEEYAAEEGNRYVNCLYNTMCLHQSHASVSYAEPSDAKVREEYVHSLGLTGGRFASRPTSEGLLSVIRLITRRDRALSLNELGLTAPQEAVLERAISKPTGVIFFTGPMGSGKSTLVQVISELMTARDPGIHLATVENPVESPIKGAVQTALGPKEEWWQAVKSLMRLDINCIVIGEVRDHLSATAAIEVAQTGHYVLTTLHTTHPVDTIARLKSLQVENDLISDAALITCLVGQRLAPKLCPHCKKPYLEHKNDLLPVFQDLIEQCCQPEQVYLKNASGCEHCEGKGVKGRVGIFEVIEVDAEWMRRYHERGKTHAYDYWYQKGGQTLCDNTLRLINEGRIDPVMAHKEVCNLDRDFLVFTEDIREKAQHHRRASNESL
- the pilP gene encoding type IV pilus biogenesis protein PilP is translated as MESHKVFLFLLLLFPSLLSATSDINTVGELDALQSQITWYKALSARNKAKDEVGLTGSLDRSPTISIKPDPIPRITKMIGHGKSLYVRLRFPDGTEMTRKKGDAIPGGFTLTQVSLDEVTITHFSGNKMMLSEATP